The segment CTGCTGCTCGTCGGTGCACCTCGACCAGACGCTGAAGCGCGAGATATCGGGCTTCTCGGAGGCCTTGCGCTCGACCGACAGTCCGGGCTCCGGCCAGATATCCTTAGAATTCTTCCAGAGGAAAAAGAGCCGCTGGCCCTTTCAGCCCGAGTGTATACCGTGGGAAGTGTGGACTGTACGCCTCGAGCTCATCAAATTGGCCACCGAAAATGAACGGCAGATATGTCGGGAGAAAGTGGGCGACCTGCTGACCGACAAGATCCTGTATATCACCGAGGTCATGAATCGGCACGATTACATCCCGAAAGTGCCGAGTCAGGCGGAGCTAGATCTGATCTTCGACACCTCGTATCCAGACATACAGCCGTATCTCTTCAAATTGTCTTTCACGACCTCCAGTCCGTCGACCACGACTATGGGCAACACTATGAAGAAGCTGATCAGAGAGACGCTGTCCATTTAGTCGTTATAATGCATAAGCTCTTACGTTCTGACATTAG is part of the Linepithema humile isolate Giens D197 chromosome 3, Lhum_UNIL_v1.0, whole genome shotgun sequence genome and harbors:
- the Atg101 gene encoding autophagy-related protein 101 isoform X1 — encoded protein: MCRHASLLIYITMNARTQLFELSMEGRQVDEAVASIFHSVLFHRSLGKFKYKQEGSYSVGTVGYQDVDCDFIDFTYVCCSSVHLDQTLKREISGFSEALRSTDSPGSGQISLEFFQRKKSRWPFQPECIPWEVWTVRLELIKLATENERQICREKVGDLLTDKILYITEVMNRHDYIPKVPSQAELDLIFDTSYPDIQPYLFKLSFTTSSPSTTTMGNTMKKLIRETLSI
- the Atg101 gene encoding autophagy-related protein 101 isoform X2; this translates as MNARTQLFELSMEGRQVDEAVASIFHSVLFHRSLGKFKYKQEGSYSVGTVGYQDVDCDFIDFTYVCCSSVHLDQTLKREISGFSEALRSTDSPGSGQISLEFFQRKKSRWPFQPECIPWEVWTVRLELIKLATENERQICREKVGDLLTDKILYITEVMNRHDYIPKVPSQAELDLIFDTSYPDIQPYLFKLSFTTSSPSTTTMGNTMKKLIRETLSI